From Flavobacterium alkalisoli, the proteins below share one genomic window:
- the ruvB gene encoding Holliday junction branch migration DNA helicase RuvB codes for MNENLDPTNKNYNADELDLEKKLRPLSFDDFTGQDQVLENLKVFVEAANYRDEALDHTLFHGPPGLGKTTLANILANELGVGIKITSGPVLDKPGDLAGLLTNLDERDILFIDEIHRLSPIVEEYLYSAMEDFKIDIMIESGPNARSVQINLNPFTLVGATTRSGLLTAPMRARFGISSRLQYYTTELLTTIVQRSSAILKMPITMEAAIEIAGRSRGTPRIANALLRRVRDFAQIKGNGKIDIEISRYSLKALNVDAHGLDEMDNRILTTIIDKFKGGPVGLSTLATAVSESGETIEEVYEPFLIQEGFIIRTPRGREVTEKAYKHLGRVRATQGGLF; via the coding sequence ATGAACGAGAATTTAGATCCTACAAATAAAAATTACAATGCCGATGAGCTCGACCTTGAAAAAAAATTAAGGCCGCTCTCTTTTGATGATTTTACCGGTCAGGACCAGGTACTGGAAAATCTTAAGGTGTTTGTGGAAGCTGCCAATTATCGAGATGAGGCGCTTGACCATACTTTGTTTCATGGCCCTCCCGGACTGGGTAAAACCACTTTGGCAAACATACTGGCAAACGAATTAGGAGTTGGGATTAAAATTACTTCGGGGCCGGTTTTGGATAAACCCGGTGATCTTGCAGGTTTATTAACCAATCTTGATGAAAGGGATATACTTTTTATTGACGAGATTCACAGGCTTAGCCCTATAGTGGAAGAATACCTGTATTCGGCTATGGAGGATTTTAAGATTGATATCATGATTGAGTCGGGTCCAAATGCCCGCTCTGTGCAAATAAACCTTAATCCTTTTACGCTTGTGGGTGCAACAACGCGTTCTGGTCTGCTAACCGCGCCTATGCGTGCCCGTTTTGGTATTTCAAGCAGGCTGCAGTATTATACTACAGAATTACTTACTACAATCGTACAGCGTAGTTCGGCCATACTTAAAATGCCTATCACTATGGAAGCTGCCATTGAGATTGCCGGGCGTAGTCGCGGAACTCCACGTATAGCTAATGCATTACTTCGCAGGGTGCGCGATTTTGCTCAAATTAAGGGTAATGGTAAGATAGATATAGAGATTTCCAGATATTCGCTTAAAGCGCTTAATGTGGATGCCCATGGGCTTGATGAAATGGATAACAGGATACTTACTACTATTATAGATAAGTTTAAAGGAGGGCCGGTAGGTTTATCTACTCTTGCAACAGCTGTATCAGAAAGTGGTGAGACTATTGAGGAAGTATATGAACCGTTCCTTATTCAGGAAGGATTTATTATAAGAACTCCGAGAGGAAGGGAAGTGACTGAGAAAGCCTATAAACATTTGGGCAGGGTGAGAGCTACTCAGGGAGGATTATTTTAG
- the queG gene encoding tRNA epoxyqueuosine(34) reductase QueG yields MDNRKRYSDFIKAEAKRLGFLSCGISKAGFLEEEAPRLEKWLKEGRHGQMQYMENYFDKRLDPTLLVDDAKSVVSLLLNYYPEEKQTEGSYKISKYAYGQDYHFVIKEKLKELLHSIQQEIGEVGGRAFVDSAPVLDKAWAAKSGLGWIGKNSNLLSKQVGSFFFIAELIIDLDLEYDGVTTDHCGSCTACIDACPTQAIIEPYVIDGSKCISYFTIELKDNIPTEMRGKFDDWAFGCDVCQDVCPWNRFSKPHREPLFNPHPDLLSLTKKDWDEITEDTFRAVFKNSAVKRTKLEGLKRNINFLKP; encoded by the coding sequence TTGGACAATAGAAAACGATATTCCGACTTTATAAAAGCCGAAGCCAAACGCCTCGGCTTTTTGTCTTGCGGTATATCTAAGGCTGGTTTTCTTGAGGAAGAGGCGCCGCGTTTAGAGAAATGGCTTAAGGAAGGCAGGCATGGGCAGATGCAGTACATGGAAAACTATTTTGATAAGCGTCTTGACCCAACATTACTGGTTGATGATGCGAAGAGTGTAGTTTCGTTACTGTTGAATTATTATCCGGAAGAAAAACAAACCGAAGGCAGTTATAAGATTTCCAAATATGCTTACGGACAGGATTATCACTTTGTGATTAAAGAGAAGCTGAAAGAACTGCTTCATTCCATTCAGCAGGAAATTGGTGAAGTGGGAGGTAGGGCTTTTGTGGATTCTGCTCCGGTGCTAGATAAGGCCTGGGCTGCAAAAAGCGGTTTAGGGTGGATTGGTAAAAACAGTAACCTGCTTAGTAAACAGGTAGGCTCTTTCTTTTTTATAGCTGAACTGATTATTGATTTGGACCTGGAATATGACGGTGTGACTACCGACCATTGCGGGAGCTGTACTGCCTGTATAGATGCATGCCCTACTCAGGCAATTATAGAGCCTTATGTGATAGATGGCAGTAAATGTATTTCTTATTTTACCATAGAGCTTAAGGATAACATTCCTACCGAAATGAGAGGCAAGTTTGACGACTGGGCTTTTGGATGCGATGTTTGTCAGGATGTTTGTCCGTGGAACCGTTTTTCCAAGCCGCACAGGGAGCCCTTGTTTAACCCGCATCCTGATTTACTTTCCCTTACTAAAAAAGACTGGGACGAAATTACCGAAGATACTTTTAGGGCTGTGTTCAAGAACTCGGCTGTTAAGCGTACAAAATTAGAAGGGCTTAAAAGAAATATAAATTTCCTTAAGCCCTGA